The following nucleotide sequence is from Trifolium pratense cultivar HEN17-A07 linkage group LG2, ARS_RC_1.1, whole genome shotgun sequence.
ataGTTTTCATAATTACATGCATCATAGTATactttataaaaatgaaaaataatcaatatatgaattttctcccttttttttttcaattggtTTCACAAGTTCATTAAATTGTTATTTCATTTGAATAAGTTTATTTGATTATCGGAACATATAGATTTTCAGGAGAAAAATGAcctatttttccaaaaaaataatatataaaatattttgttcttcacgttataaaatttattttaatatataaaatttatttttttacttaagaATTATAAATCTCCACATTTTAACCATTTTAAGAGGTTCATATTAGACATACTCCTCATACTATAaaaattttaacatatttttgaTGAAAACACACAATTCAATCAAAGTCATTTCTAGCCAATCTGTCCGAATTCAATCACAAAAGATTGAAATAGATTTAAGACCATGCCCAATCAACTACTACTCCTCATTAGTTGTTGAATAAGATCAAGCTCTTTTCATATAGATGGTTGAAAACGACGAGTGTTACTACAAGGCTAACAGAACAAACCACAAGCAAATATTGGATGAACTTGTCGCGGGGGTACGACGGTGGCGTCACAGCACCAACCTCTGACACTACATCTTGGCGGTTGGTAGGGATGAGAGGCTGCATGTGGTGATTGTGGTGTAGAGAGGAATGTGTGGCGGCGATAGATGAGAGAAGGTCATGTGGTGTTGATGAGAAGGCGGTAGATCAAATATCGAAAGTCTCATAAAAATGAAAGCCTATAGTAATTAGTAACGGATAATATTAAATCTTAATTACacatgaaatttgaaaattatattttgatagcAAAACGTTctatttagttttaaaattatCCTAAATTTATTGGAGAATAGGACTTAATAACAGAGTAAATATAGTGTCTATATATTGATTGATCAATTTCATCTCCAGCACAAATTTCCAATCCCAAAATCAGTTGAACAACTTCACTTATATTGGAATGCTGATTTTCAtgtattttatataaaataaaataaaaaatccatattaacaaactaaacaaacaaaaatgttccgtaatttttctgttttcaaattttatttcaaaGCATGAAATAATGCCTCGCCAGTCAccaaccatatttttttttattttgaaaggcAAGTCACCAACCATATACTTATTTCATATACATACGTGTgcaccaaggttttaaattgtagTCACAGTTACCATTTTACACATGTACAAAAAAATTGCGATTAAATACAGGTGAGGTGATACAGCCTCAATCGAGTCCATCTTGCGATATTTGAGATATCAAAATTCTTGATGTCATGGCTTAATTTGCTGCCGCGGACCTTTTCAAAACCTTGCTATGGCCTTCATCATGGCTAACTCATTCTTTCTGCAAATAAATTAagtggaaaataaaattattagacTCAATAATTTGTAAATAACTCTATCTATTAACATACACataaatttgaaagaaattgTGCATACCAATGGATCTTTTGCAATGAAGAACAGCTTCATAAATTGAACTATCCGAATCACAAGACGCGCGCGAATAATCGGCAGAATAAGCAACACTAATTCTTGGAGATGAATCACAATATTGTCCTCTAATATTCTTCACTGATTGAGTTCTTTTCACAACATTTTCATGCTTTGAATTCTTGTGACCCCTCAATTTTCTACAAAAAGGCCTTaagaaattcaaatatttttgaaacattCTCCTAGATATTGTTCTACACCTTTTGAATGAAGAGCTTCTTGAATTTTCTAAAGCAACaactttttttggtacatgtgaCATGGATGAATCTAAGGTTAAGTTTGAATCTGAAGTTgaagttgaatttgaatttgaggaATCATATTCATATGGTTCAATTTTCAATGATTCAACAAAAAGTGGCATTAAGTAACCATTGGAAAAGAGTTGATCTGCATCAACAAGAGTAGTGAGAGAGGATTGTTGTGAGGTTGGAAAATCAAATTTGAGATCTTGTGAGTTTATAAAAAATCTTCTTGAAGATGGCATTTTTGGATCCATTTCAATGAAGGAAGAAGCTTCATCACAAGAAGCATCAAGAGAAATTCTAAAGGAAGAACTATCAAGGCTTTGTTCTAATGATGGTTTAAGGTTTACTAACCAACTATAAGAAAAACTTTCAATTGAAAGAGGGTGAGAGGCTTCCATGGCTTCTATTCTTTGAAGGAATCTCCTTGAAGACAATTTGGAAAGTGTTAGGAAAAGATGGGATACAAAATGGGTTGAAGCAAGCTATAAGGCTCTTCTCTTATTATGCTTcacatatttttatgaacttgtGTGTGTATTTATACACCAAAGTTTTAAAAACCAGACCGGAAGTCGAACCAGTGACATTTTGAGGTTATGGTTTTATTGATTTAATCATGGTTAAATcaaatgacaaataaataaataaataaaaaacttaaagtattaaaaaaattgaaaattagtttAACCCACTACGAGTCAACTACAGTTTAAGTCAATCTAATTCTGATtacacttaatttttttaagagcaAAAGGCTATAAATGTGATAACTAAGACATCTCAATTATATTGACAcgcaaaaatcaacaaaagaagCACATTTGGTTCAATAATACTACAatacaatcaaaatcaaacaaactgTCAACGATTCAATCAGGTGAAATGGACAACCACAGTTCGGTTACAGTTTAACttggtttgatttttattaaatcttgttaagaagtctcacattggttgtGATAtggtctgaatatgtgtttataaagtaagGGCAATTCTCACATTACAAACCGATTTTGTAGAGTTGAGTATGTCCAACTCTCAaatttaagatggtatcaaagtTTGGTTCACGATATGTTGGATCACTTGCTATCAAATTTTCGTTATCGAATCACCTACCATTTAGATCCAATTAGTTGGGTTTGATACGGGTTTTAAAACATATCTATACACACATCCATTAATATTGAATATCTCTCTCCAACAATTGTTGTATGGCTGTCTGGCAAGAGacaatgaaatttaaaattggAATTGAGAAATGAAGGAAAACAAACAGAAATGTGTGTCCCACTATACCCATAATGTCTTGTTCCATCAAATCTTAACCTTACCTTTCTTTTGAATCATTTTCTACTTCAAATTTTTTACGAGGGAATGTGTTGGTTTTCTTCTAGAACATAGTTTAATTTATCATATCATCACATTCTTTTTTATGAAAAGCATAAAGAGGTTCATTCATATCATATGatatcatatcatttttattttaacattaaAGATCATTGATGTGGCAGGTGTGAGCTGAGTTAAATTTCACATTATTTAGAAAAGTAcaggttgaacattttataactGAGAGGACCGATAAACCAAACGTCTTAAAATTTTGGataaaagtgtggtgtccaactcacttgtatagtTGTTCTTAAACCTAATATGGATGATCCTCTGACTGTCCCTCGTGACCcaacaataatattatttataaaatttggtcaaaacaaaatattgatCAATTGAGATGTGTgaataatatgaattttatactAATTTATAAGTTCTAATACTATTTTGGAATTTAGATTAATCGCAACTTCAAGTCAATTTTATAGGAATGAGTTAgatctatatatttttaaaaaaatatatatcagaAATTAAATTAGCACAACTAGTAGTCTTTTGTTTTAGAATGTTGCCTTTAAGCCTTTATTCAGTAAATGAAAAGTCAGATGAGGGAATCTTATGTAATAACACATGTTAAATAGGGAggataaaaaaaagttagtttaAAATCTCCAAATTTGTTGTCACATACCAATTTCTAAATCAAATgcctaaatatttttctttagtgTGCTTGCTATGTTTGGTTGTTGTCTTGTTGTAATTTAGTGTTTATTTATTGTTGGATGGATGTGCTAATTTGGAAAGGTgatttcatcatcactttgatAATCCCATCCCAAccactgcaaaaaaaaaaagttgaagtaaaaatgatagaaaaatataCCAATTGGACAATATACTTATTTTCTGCATGTAAACTAAATTGACATTGAtgtgttattttatattattggaCCATTATTTTATGCATGAGATACTATAGACAATATTATTTGATTTAGGGAACATAAAAGTGATGTTGCATATAGGTCCTATAgtatcatgatttttttttttaatatatactcCATACTATAGAGTCTTATTCAACACACACATGATGCTAAATACATCAAGAAATTATGCTATAAGGATGTTTGGCTATTGAAATATAATCCACCGGCAAATTCATGCCTTGTGGGGCAAGTCTCTCCGataatatgtttatgttttcataaatatttataaaattgattatgaTTGAAGTTTagtcaaaattttattattattgaattagtGTAGATTGAAATTTTCATATAACACATATTTAAATAGCATTAACTATATAAGAAAAAGGTATAAGAAAAAGTTCCAAAAACaatggtattttttttattggcaaatagataaatatatatataacaaatgaAATGGTCAGAAGAGTACAAgaaataatcaaaaataaaagagaaatataCATAAGTAACACCCAAAAAGAGCTCCGGAGAGAACAATGGTATCTTTTTGTTCAATAAGAATAGTTCAAATAGAATATTGGTTTAGGTTTCCTTGGATTTTGAACTTGATAATTTATAGCCAAGTAGTAAGTGAGTTGGCCAAATTTAACCATTTACTATATAATTTGTCACATCGGAACGGACcatccaaattataagagaCATTCATCTTTTTAGATTCAAAATAATGAGATgctattttcaaaataatgacTAGATTTTCCTTCTTCccataaacaacaaaatattcCATTTATATTTGCATAACAAAATCAAGGttgtttgaataaaaaaaattaatcggTCATTAGTAAgattaatcattttattttgaaatgaaattatcaaaaaattaattatccTTTACACATTTTCTCACATTTGGTagatttgattttcattttttttctagaaACTGGTTTAGTTTTCtatttagggatggcaatgggtagggtatgagtatggtactatagtactcattCTTATACCCGCAGTTTAAAAAAATACCCGTACTCACCCTCATACCCGCGTGGGCAACAACCTAATTTTGTACACATCCTCATACCCTATAGGTACTTAAGTACCcaacccgttacccgcatttttgccaaaaataaatcgatcaattatgaaatatcatatcattttaatataattaatttattttttaaaattttaatattgactcatgaaaattataaacaaaatttttactaacctcatgttaaagttcatttctttattgacatattcacattatatttgtattatattataaataaacatttttattaaaaatgtgtaataatttaatagtgttgtattttttaaaattcatatacatattttattatataataggcttaaatgcagttttgcccctgttatgattaaatcggaattttacccccttgttttataattttttggattttgcccccccaccaaaattctgcacaaaatctgctttcgagtctcaacttcaaagtttcaCACAGAtttcaatttggatccataattcaccaaaatagtaccgaaatgaccgcaatcgagttaattttccacagaatcaaacgtcactaaatttggagttatatagagagattaattatcattttagtgaaggtctgtccaaattaattactgtatggaactactactgatatttttgtcatgtctctcaccttGTAGCTCATTTattaatagtatttacatgtctggaaagctaacaaaattacccttgttttcatttcaatttcgttGAATTTGAaaacgatgtgtttggtagacgatgttgaatttgaaggtcataagtagatttctgcaaaattagtaattggacagaccttcactaaaacgataattaatctctctttgtaactccaaatttagtgtggtttgattctatggaaagctaactcgattaagGTTATTTAGGTAtatgtttggtgaattattgatccaaattgagttgtgtgagaAGCTTTGAAGTTTTGACttgaaagcagattttgtgtaGAAATTTGGgtgacataccttcactaaaacagtaattaatctctctttgtaactccaaatttagtgtgGTTTGATTCTATgtaaagctaactcgattacggtcatttcggtatctgtttggtgaattaatgatccaaattgagttgtgtgagaagctttgaagttgttaCTCGAAAGTAGATTTTCTGCAGAATTTTGGaagacataccttcactaaaacggtaatctctgtaactccaaatttagtggggtttgattctgtagATATCTAACTCGATTACAGTCGTttcggtatccgtttggtgaattattgatctaaaTTGAGTTTTTGTGGTGAAGCTTTAAAGTTtagactcgaaagcagaattttggggggcaaaatccaaaaaattataaaataagagggtaaaagtccgcattttaaaacaagggggataaaattccgatttaatcaaaataggggggataaaactgcatttaagcctatatatatatatatatatataataaacaaatatatattatgtgggtatggggcggggtgagTACTAAGGTActcgtacccgcacccatacccgttaatttttgcgggtaattaccaaTTCTCATGACCGTACCttaccctacccgttatggGTATTTTTTGCGGGTATCCGCTAGATATGGGTCAAATTTTCATCCTATTTCTATTTAAGTATCGAACTTGCCTgatgttaaaattatttttaagttattaatattattcttaGATGGGCACTAAGGTTTTCACAACAAATTTCATTTTGTCCTGAAAATGTCAAAACCTAATCTATCACTAGTAAGAATATTAATCATTTTGCAAAAGTCAAATGTGGGTTTTGTTCTGTTtggtttttctgtttttgtattGTTGGACTTTGATGTGTTCCACATGTTGTGTTGATATTTTTCTGGTTTGTAAGTTATTTTTCTGGACTTTTGTTTATCTTCGCCATGTTAGTACAAATGTACAAAGAATTACAAAaacatctatactatatatagcTATATATAAAGGGAATATCAACtctttttttgtaatttttttcttccaattttactctTAAAATTCTATGTTGTGCGTTTTTATAATTCGTATAAGTTGTGTAAGATAAAAAGGTTAGTGAGAGATAGAGCTATATACAATGTGACGGTGTCATGTAAGATGCGTAAAATTTTGcgtttaaataatacaattcTACAGTTACAAAGAAGGTTCTTGACACGCGTAGTTTTATTGTTGTCCTTTGAGTCAATTGTTTAGAAATCATAAATCTATGTGAACAAAAAATATCACAAGATTAAAGATTTCCATGGTAAGGAAATTTCAAGCTATTTCATCCACTACAAATTTTTTGTGGTATAGCATAAAAATCTcctataattttaaaaaatcaaattaaagaaacaaaaaatgtcattttcatattGAAAGGAACTAAGTAGTTTTAACATGAAATTTAAAACATCAAAGTAGTTTAGTCATCAAAATTTAACATCATATACCATATGCTGACATATTTtatacaattttgatttttatattaattttttcttttatatgtgATTGTTTGCAGCAGCGGAGCCAGGAAAAGAAGCTCGGATGGgccactaattttttatttttatttttagaggaAACCACCAAATACAAAActtattttgtatataaaaatttaagttataataagcataaaactaattatcaaaaatttaattaaataacttAAAGATCAAGTGTATATATATGAAAAGCAAATGTTTTTAAAGGCAtgtatcattattattatgctGCTCAAGGTTACCTGATTCAAATACTTATGCTActtgttaaaattgattttgttaaaaattaaaacagaaaaaaagcaattttttaaaaaaataaacaggaAAAGGAGTAAAAAAGTTGGTTGGAGGTGTTGAACCAGCATCCCCTTTGTCCTTTGGCCACACAATAGCCGCTAACCTGTTTGTAGGAATTGTTAATGTATTGCGCGtgataataatatatagtatttttgtgtaattttattaaaacatcATGAGTATTTTAGTAATTTCCAGTGATTTTGgggtgggccatggccctgcCTAGTCATCCCTCGCTCCGCTACTGATTGTTTGTCGACCTATCATGCAAATAATAGTGTGGGAGTTTTCAGGGGCGGCTTGCACATATGTGcaaggtgtgcgacggcatcgggcctcaaaattttgagggcctcagctcaaaattttgaggtcctataatattacttatatattatttatacctataaaatatcagatatttattaatagattaatttttaggccctaaactaatagctatatattgttaatgttcatataatatcatatgagtatcaatagattaattatctatactcgtaaatatagttttagtccattttaatctttccataaaatttaaacaaagataattattttgtatttcttatcccatttgatttgatgcaattggtttaatattgataatctatatgtttacaagaataaaaatgatttctttatattatacgcaatttaaatcgacagttttttttttaaaaaaaaattaaattttttatattaaggggccacttttatattttgcacaagACCTCCTAAAATCCGGAGACGCCACTGGGAGTTTTACAATCCTTCACAGAAGGTGAATAGAGTATTTTCACTATAATTTTGGTTTTGTGGACATgcatttttaataaagattctaaaagaaaataataataataattctttatttctttttgaaatTCGAATATAATAAAAGTAGATGTATTTTATCTGGTGTCGgagtctatatatatatatatatatatatatatatatatatatatatatatatatatatatatatatatatatatatatatatatatgatgtcgAAATTGCAGCATAAAAATCTCCTATAGTTCTTAAAATAATGCATGTTAAttaatgaagagaaaaaagatgtcatcttcaaatttcatattaaaatgaaCTAATTAATTAGTCTTGATATGAAATtacatgaaattaaaaataggaGACAAGGGCCCATGGTGTTGTCGGATAAAGAAGTAGACatgaa
It contains:
- the LOC123905777 gene encoding probable membrane-associated kinase regulator 6 — translated: MEASHPLSIESFSYSWLVNLKPSLEQSLDSSSFRISLDASCDEASSFIEMDPKMPSSRRFFINSQDLKFDFPTSQQSSLTTLVDADQLFSNGYLMPLFVESLKIEPYEYDSSNSNSTSTSDSNLTLDSSMSHVPKKVVALENSRSSSFKRCRTISRRMFQKYLNFLRPFCRKLRGHKNSKHENVVKRTQSVKNIRGQYCDSSPRISVAYSADYSRASCDSDSSIYEAVLHCKRSIERMS